One genomic segment of Anguilla anguilla isolate fAngAng1 chromosome 2, fAngAng1.pri, whole genome shotgun sequence includes these proteins:
- the LOC118220592 gene encoding tumor necrosis factor receptor superfamily member 17: MMARSKCAQNNFYDGLVEKCMPCYLRCSKPPVSCTAYCIKPAVGSNTSSSSVSENNNVWLILLFLLLCAVTTLMLLIQILRKRNCQPFLRKEGRHQEQGGDSGRERDLEASKETDEAHDRTMIRDELEQTYSDTLYNSSLPLPSTEEGTTILVTTKTARTYNHAHYCTQDKSLNVCRSISVA, translated from the exons ATGATGGCTAGAAGCAAATGTGCCCAGAATAATTTTTATGATGGCCTGGTGGAAAAATGTATGCCCTGCTACCTACGCTGTTCCAAACCACCTGTCAGCTGCACTGCATACTGCATCAAAC CTGCAGTCGGCTCCaacaccagctccagctctgtgtCCGAGAATAACAATGTGTGGCTGATCCTGCTTTTCCTATTGTTGTGTGCTGTTACCACACTGATGCTGCTCATTCAGATACTACGCAAAAGGAACTGCCAGCCATTCCTCAGAAAGGAAG GGAGACACCAAGAGCAAGGGGGAGACTCTGGAAGAGAGAGGGATTTGGAAGCTTCAAAGGAGACTGACGAGGCACACGATAGAACCATGATCAGGGATGAATTAGAGCAAACGTACAGTGACACTCTTTATAATTCAAGTCTACCTCTACCATCCACTGAAGAGGGAACCACCATCCTGGTCACCACAAAGACAGCACGGACCTACAATCACGCACATTACTGTACACAAGACAAGTCACTGAACGTATGTAGATCTATCTCGGTAGCCTGA
- the LOC118221788 gene encoding sulfotransferase 2B1-like, which translates to MVGVNNLLDFRALSKMTEAELYSQYKGVYLPKLVHHPECLKHFEEFTFRTDDIIIATYPKSGTTWMQEIVPLILSEGDMASVLTLPNWDRMPWLEEHRAMALNLEQRPSPRCFVSHLHYSMMPKSFFKVKPKVIVVMRNPKDVFTSSFHYHEMASFLVNPGSVDEFLAKFMSGQVMFGSWFEHVKGWLNAEDQDHVMYISYEEMILDLKESVSKMARFMGKSLSEEVSAKIADNCTLKNMKRNKMSNYSLVPEELMDRKKSEFLRKGIIGDWKNLFTDAQSEYFDAVYKERMKDVKLNFVWDLN; encoded by the exons ATGGTAGGCGTAAACAATTTGCTTGATTTCAGAGCACTCTCCAAAATGACGGAAGCAGAGTTATATTCTCAATACAAGGGGGTTTATCTCCCAAAACTCGTACATCATCCAGAATGCCTGAAACACTTCGAAGAATTTACTTTTCGCACAGACGACATTATCATTGCGACATATCCGAAATCTG GCACAACCTGGATGCAGGAGATTGTACCATTGATCCTGAGTGAGGGGGACATGGCATCTGTGCTGACTCTGCCCAACTGGGACCGCATGCCCTGGCTAGAAGAGCACCGCGCCATGGCGCTGAACCTCGAGCAGAGACCCTCCCCTCGCTGTTTTGTCAGCCACTTACATTATTCCATGATGCCCAAGTCATTCTTCAAGGTCAAGCCGAAG GTCATTGTTGTGATGCGAAACCCAAAAGATGTGTTCACATCGTCTTTCCACTACCATGAGATGGCATCATTCCTGGTGAACCCAGGCTCAGTAGATGAGTTCTTAGCAAAGTTCATGAGTGGGCAAG TGATGTTTGGATCATGGTTTGAACATGTGAAGGGATGGCTAAATGCAGAAGACCAAGATCATGTGATGTACATATCATATGAGGAAATGATACTt GATCTGAAGGAATCCGTTTCCAAGATGGCCCGTTTCATGGGGAAATCACTGAGTGAGGAGGTGTCTGCCAAGATTGCAGATAACTGCACGCTCAAGAACATGAAACGAAACAAGATGTCAAACTACTCCCTGGTGCCAGAGGAGTTAATGGACCGGAAAAAATCAGAGTTTCTAAGAAAAG GAATCATTGGTGACTGGAAGAATCTTTTCACAGATGCCCAGTCAGAATACTTTGATGCAGTTTACAAAGAAAGAATGAAGGATGTCAAATTAAACTTTGTTTGGGATTTAAACTGA